Proteins from a genomic interval of uncultured Methanocorpusculum sp.:
- the putP gene encoding sodium/proline symporter PutP, with the protein MVDWNLIGIIAAFIVYFSVMIYIGFFYMRKNKTVGDYILGGRGLHRWVTALSAEASDMSGWLLLGLPGLAYVSGLSSAGWTAIGLAIGTYLNWKLVAKRLRIYTHKAKDSLTLPEFFVNRFGDKKAYISALSSVFIIVFFVVYTAAQFVAGGKLFNAIFGVDYTWAMLVCAAIVVLYTFTGGFKAVCLTDSIQGMLMLFALIVVPIVAILSMFGTGGASVAALNPDMLSLFKDPSTGEFISVFVVVSGLAWSFGYFGQPHILPRFMAIKNPDEIPQARRFAMIWVILTLAAAIFIGLLGQVFFSTPLASPETVFIEMSKETLASFLAGIIYCGILGAIMSTASSQMLVASSAISQDLYKTFINKKASQKSLLWLSRVTVLVVAIFAIFLSLDISSSVFGIVSFAWAGFGATFGSVILVGLFWKRMNWQGALAGILVGGVTAFLWYMFLAASTGIYEMIPGAAASVLAIFIVTKITAPPTKEVTDTFDAYVNEIGNERT; encoded by the coding sequence GTGGTAGACTGGAATTTAATTGGGATCATTGCTGCATTTATCGTCTATTTCAGCGTAATGATCTACATAGGCTTCTTCTATATGAGGAAGAACAAGACCGTTGGCGATTACATCCTTGGAGGCAGAGGTCTTCACCGATGGGTTACGGCGCTTTCGGCCGAAGCATCGGATATGAGCGGCTGGCTTCTTTTAGGTCTGCCCGGTCTTGCGTATGTATCGGGCCTCTCGTCGGCCGGATGGACCGCGATCGGTCTTGCGATAGGTACCTATCTGAACTGGAAACTGGTTGCAAAACGTCTGCGGATCTACACGCACAAAGCAAAAGACTCGCTCACTCTTCCTGAGTTCTTTGTCAACCGGTTCGGCGACAAAAAAGCATACATCTCGGCACTTTCATCGGTTTTCATCATCGTCTTCTTTGTAGTTTACACTGCAGCACAGTTCGTTGCCGGTGGAAAACTCTTCAACGCCATCTTCGGCGTTGACTACACATGGGCTATGCTCGTTTGTGCAGCGATTGTTGTCTTATATACCTTCACAGGAGGATTCAAAGCCGTATGTCTGACGGATTCAATTCAGGGAATGCTGATGCTTTTCGCTCTGATCGTCGTCCCGATCGTCGCAATTCTCAGCATGTTTGGGACTGGCGGAGCATCCGTGGCCGCCCTCAACCCGGACATGCTTTCCCTCTTTAAAGATCCGTCCACCGGAGAGTTCATCTCCGTCTTCGTAGTCGTATCAGGTCTTGCCTGGTCTTTCGGTTACTTTGGTCAGCCGCACATTCTTCCAAGATTCATGGCGATCAAAAATCCCGACGAGATCCCGCAGGCACGAAGATTTGCCATGATCTGGGTCATTCTGACGCTGGCGGCTGCAATCTTCATCGGTCTTTTAGGTCAGGTCTTTTTCAGCACACCTCTTGCAAGCCCCGAGACGGTCTTTATCGAGATGAGTAAAGAGACGCTCGCAAGCTTCCTTGCAGGTATTATTTACTGCGGTATCCTTGGAGCCATCATGAGCACGGCATCAAGTCAGATGCTTGTTGCCTCCTCGGCAATTTCCCAGGATCTCTACAAGACCTTCATCAACAAGAAAGCATCCCAGAAATCCTTACTCTGGCTCTCCCGCGTGACGGTTCTCGTCGTCGCAATATTCGCGATCTTCCTCTCGCTTGATATCTCCAGTTCCGTCTTCGGCATCGTTTCATTCGCCTGGGCAGGTTTTGGAGCAACGTTTGGTTCAGTGATTCTCGTTGGACTCTTCTGGAAGAGAATGAACTGGCAGGGAGCACTTGCCGGCATTCTTGTCGGAGGCGTTACGGCATTCCTCTGGTATATGTTCCTTGCAGCATCCACCGGAATCTATGAGATGATCCCCGGCGCAGCGGCAAGCGTTCTTGCTATCTTCATCGTTACGAAGATCACGGCACCGCCCACAAAAGAAGTTACCGATACCTTTGACGCATACGTTAACGAGATCGGTAACGAGCGGACCTAA
- a CDS encoding DnaJ domain-containing protein, with protein sequence MIEEMTKERAYSILGLPMDADFSTASLAFRNLRDKYHPDTNPRMRREYTEVVAAFEYLQRMFSD encoded by the coding sequence ATGATCGAAGAAATGACAAAAGAACGGGCATACAGCATCCTCGGGCTCCCAATGGATGCGGATTTTTCCACAGCGTCGCTTGCATTCCGAAATCTTCGCGATAAATATCACCCGGATACCAACCCCAGGATGCGCAGGGAATATACCGAAGTCGTTGCCGCGTTCGAATACCTTCAGCGCATGTTTTCAGACTGA
- a CDS encoding magnesium transporter CorA family protein has translation MIEIYSSVNESRLPVKQDSITKGCWIRLISPTDEEVSYVCQELSIDRDDLTILLDEEERPRVEHDTNASLILIDTPYFLTEEDVESYTTIPAGFVLLPDCLISISLRKNPILDQFASGKVKNFSTENRVKFILLFLYRNADLFVQILRRIDKRTSEIEKTLKKSTKNEEIFQMLALSKSLVYIINSLKGNESVLEKTFQTPDSGRGRK, from the coding sequence ATGATCGAGATATACTCCTCCGTAAATGAGAGCAGACTCCCGGTCAAACAGGACAGCATCACGAAAGGCTGCTGGATCCGTCTCATCAGTCCAACGGATGAGGAGGTGTCGTATGTTTGTCAGGAACTCTCTATCGACAGAGACGATCTTACGATTCTTTTGGACGAAGAGGAGCGTCCGCGTGTCGAACATGATACGAACGCCTCCCTCATCCTCATCGATACGCCGTATTTCCTAACTGAGGAAGATGTCGAGTCGTATACCACCATTCCGGCAGGTTTCGTTCTTTTGCCCGACTGCCTCATAAGTATCTCGCTTCGGAAAAACCCGATCCTCGACCAGTTCGCATCCGGGAAGGTCAAGAATTTTTCAACAGAGAACCGCGTCAAATTCATTCTGCTGTTTCTCTACAGAAATGCGGATCTTTTTGTACAAATCCTTCGAAGGATCGACAAGAGGACGAGTGAAATCGAGAAGACCCTGAAAAAATCCACGAAGAATGAAGAGATTTTCCAGATGCTCGCCCTCTCCAAGTCTCTCGTCTATATTATCAATTCACTTAAAGGAAACGAATCCGTTCTGGAAAAAACTTTCCAAACTCCAGATTCCGGCAGGGGTCGTAAATGA
- a CDS encoding CorA family divalent cation transporter: protein MDMAQTYSETISSTMGAFASIINNNVNFIMKLFTCFAAIMAIPMVVAGFFGMNVPVPMTAYPLAFVLIVCASLGLSGLLIFVMFKKRIL, encoded by the coding sequence CTGGATATGGCACAGACTTATTCCGAGACGATATCAAGTACTATGGGAGCCTTTGCCTCGATCATCAACAACAATGTGAACTTTATCATGAAACTCTTCACCTGTTTTGCGGCCATCATGGCAATTCCGATGGTCGTTGCAGGCTTTTTCGGGATGAACGTTCCGGTCCCTATGACCGCGTATCCGCTCGCCTTCGTCTTAATCGTGTGCGCCTCCCTCGGCCTATCGGGACTCCTGATCTTTGTGATGTTCAAAAAAAGGATCCTCTAA
- a CDS encoding methyltransferase domain-containing protein: MDDDEIGKRTQSNLKIMNPVSETKLILAGKYANLKPGMSVLDVGCGNGTLLDLWHKEFGIVGTGIELQKESASRARNLLEGTGITVIEGDGAAYIPDESFDAVCAFGTAFIFGGAEAALEQLAGQVKEGGCLVIGDRVWKKTMVPPEFAREWGEVPTAFELTSTARELGFTLTGMISASSDDWDRYESAIWQNAVSENMDEYLRYIQDEYLAYGREFMDWSCFVFQV; this comes from the coding sequence ATGGATGATGATGAAATTGGAAAGCGTACCCAGAGTAATCTGAAAATTATGAATCCTGTTTCCGAAACAAAGCTGATCCTTGCGGGGAAGTATGCCAATCTCAAACCGGGAATGTCGGTGCTGGATGTCGGATGCGGGAACGGAACCCTCTTAGATCTATGGCATAAGGAGTTTGGGATCGTTGGAACCGGCATCGAACTGCAGAAAGAGTCGGCTTCCCGCGCAAGAAATCTTCTGGAGGGAACCGGGATTACGGTGATCGAAGGAGATGGCGCCGCATATATCCCGGATGAATCGTTTGATGCGGTCTGCGCCTTTGGCACGGCATTCATCTTCGGAGGTGCCGAAGCGGCTCTTGAACAGCTCGCCGGACAGGTAAAAGAGGGGGGCTGTCTTGTTATCGGGGATCGAGTCTGGAAAAAAACGATGGTCCCGCCGGAGTTTGCGAGAGAATGGGGCGAGGTCCCGACCGCGTTCGAACTTACTTCCACGGCAAGGGAACTGGGATTCACCCTCACCGGCATGATCTCGGCATCATCCGACGACTGGGACCGGTATGAATCGGCGATCTGGCAGAATGCGGTATCTGAAAATATGGATGAATATCTCCGGTATATCCAGGATGAATACCTTGCCTACGGCAGGGAATTCATGGACTGGAGCTGCTTCGTGTTTCAGGTTTAG
- a CDS encoding DMT family transporter: MDLKKLSNSVVFCSLLVLLASCSYAILSTIVTLAVMNGFGIPVVLVGKFFYGWIILLVLVALVWFIYQRKQPKHKPSSLPLWKRVVTLIITGIVMALVTVCYFLSLGYLPISLAVVLLFQYSWIGVVIEAVTRRKLPSRNKVIACLVILVGTILAGGIIGSGLSLTEMNPAGIALGLLAAFFYALFVYLSGRVSPELPPMNRSFFIATAGMLFVLLFVGTVYGGASVIEGITNVNALAYSIPLGLFGIAIPIFFLAVGAPKVSTGMATILNSAELPVEVLAAAVIILEPVAALRWVGVIIILLGIALPYILERRITSGLEA; this comes from the coding sequence GTGGATCTGAAAAAATTATCAAACTCGGTTGTCTTTTGCTCGCTTCTGGTGCTTCTGGCATCCTGTTCGTATGCAATCCTTTCAACTATCGTAACGCTCGCCGTAATGAACGGTTTTGGAATTCCGGTTGTTCTGGTCGGTAAATTCTTCTACGGCTGGATCATTCTTCTCGTTCTTGTAGCTCTTGTCTGGTTCATCTATCAGAGAAAGCAGCCGAAGCACAAACCAAGCTCTCTTCCGCTTTGGAAACGTGTTGTAACTCTCATCATCACCGGTATCGTGATGGCTCTTGTGACGGTCTGTTACTTCCTTTCGCTTGGATATCTGCCGATCTCCCTTGCCGTTGTATTACTCTTCCAGTATTCCTGGATCGGTGTGGTCATCGAGGCGGTCACCAGAAGAAAACTTCCGTCGAGAAACAAGGTTATCGCCTGTCTGGTCATCCTTGTAGGTACGATCCTTGCAGGAGGCATCATCGGTTCTGGTCTCTCGCTTACCGAGATGAACCCGGCAGGTATCGCTCTTGGTCTCCTTGCGGCATTCTTCTACGCTCTATTTGTCTATCTGAGCGGCAGAGTCAGCCCGGAACTTCCGCCGATGAACCGCAGCTTCTTTATCGCTACCGCCGGTATGCTCTTTGTTCTGCTGTTCGTTGGAACGGTCTACGGCGGAGCTTCGGTCATCGAAGGAATCACGAATGTGAACGCTCTCGCCTACAGTATTCCGCTTGGTCTGTTTGGTATCGCGATCCCGATCTTCTTCCTTGCAGTCGGTGCTCCCAAAGTCAGTACCGGTATGGCGACCATCCTGAACTCGGCTGAACTTCCGGTCGAGGTCCTTGCAGCCGCAGTGATCATTCTCGAACCGGTCGCCGCACTTCGCTGGGTCGGCGTCATCATCATTCTTCTGGGTATCGCTCTTCCGTACATCCTTGAAAGAAGGATTACCAGCGGTCTGGAAGCGTAA
- a CDS encoding fibronectin type III domain-containing protein, whose protein sequence is MRKLHMILLGMALVFLLFSAGVSADLPTISTLSCDGITAGSCTFQGNLQKNGGFDVTDVGFVYGTSPSDLAFTVSEGYRGHSYGKYSTAVSGLAAGTTYYYRAYAVNQEGTAYGPVMSFTTTSAGPGPFSISAPYQNQNCVLNDGNCVNAQWSAAPGAAGYRVTLRDMTTNMLCFSNLELGNATSYAIPSENLTAGHEYCLSICAYSNAGDTCQERYFSVQAANGVTATPVGSANQYANQYQNARILDIIAESELVPGQAHDTSGLSTYRYTFTVRTNPDADQVCLYLYNGTNSSLIGVNSTYAVIGSPIQMREFTFTRTMLWEEAQNMNTEACIYYDGQPIRDRDGAYKVIAVSAPGQGNTSTIGNTNQFMDQIMNFFRNMFSWNFGGSSGN, encoded by the coding sequence ATGAGAAAACTGCATATGATCCTGTTAGGGATGGCGCTGGTTTTTCTGCTTTTCTCTGCAGGAGTCTCAGCCGATCTGCCCACCATCTCAACACTTTCATGTGATGGGATCACCGCCGGTTCATGTACGTTTCAGGGAAACTTACAGAAAAACGGCGGCTTCGATGTAACCGACGTTGGATTCGTCTACGGAACCTCGCCTTCGGACCTTGCATTTACGGTATCTGAGGGATACCGAGGTCATTCGTACGGAAAGTATAGTACCGCCGTTTCGGGACTTGCTGCCGGAACTACCTATTATTACAGAGCTTACGCAGTAAATCAAGAAGGTACTGCCTACGGGCCTGTAATGAGTTTTACAACCACGTCTGCGGGCCCTGGTCCGTTCAGCATCTCGGCACCGTATCAAAATCAGAACTGCGTTCTGAATGACGGAAACTGCGTGAATGCTCAGTGGAGTGCTGCACCGGGAGCCGCTGGATACCGGGTCACGCTGAGGGATATGACGACGAATATGCTGTGCTTCAGTAATCTGGAGCTTGGGAATGCCACGTCGTATGCCATTCCATCGGAGAATCTCACCGCCGGTCACGAGTACTGCTTATCGATTTGTGCGTATTCCAATGCGGGAGACACGTGTCAGGAACGATACTTCTCTGTTCAGGCCGCGAACGGCGTGACGGCGACTCCTGTGGGATCGGCGAACCAATACGCGAATCAGTATCAAAATGCCCGGATACTGGATATTATCGCTGAAAGCGAACTTGTGCCAGGACAAGCCCACGACACTTCAGGTCTTTCGACGTACAGATACACGTTTACCGTCAGGACCAATCCCGATGCCGACCAGGTCTGTCTTTATCTCTATAACGGGACCAACAGCAGTCTGATCGGTGTTAACTCCACCTACGCTGTGATCGGTTCACCCATTCAGATGCGTGAATTCACGTTTACCCGGACAATGCTTTGGGAAGAGGCACAGAATATGAATACCGAGGCCTGCATCTATTACGATGGTCAACCGATCAGAGACAGGGACGGGGCCTATAAGGTCATTGCCGTTTCTGCACCAGGTCAGGGAAATACCTCTACCATCGGCAATACGAATCAGTTTATGGACCAGATCATGAATTTCTTTAGGAATATGTTTTCCTGGAACTTCGGCGGATCGTCCGGCAACTGA